From Leptodactylus fuscus isolate aLepFus1 chromosome 11, aLepFus1.hap2, whole genome shotgun sequence, one genomic window encodes:
- the ARAF gene encoding serine/threonine-protein kinase A-Raf isoform X2, translating to MKRSHTPPGNIVNGALRSLSQELGKGSAVMLSAAVLELPSPGGRGLVHHDGPRGSQSEAPATEGKSGGTVKVYLPNQQRTVVNVRPGMTVYDSLDKALKVRGLNQQCCAVYRLLHGRKTLTDWETDITPLVGEELMVEVLADVPLSMHNFVRKTHFNLAFCDFCLKFLFHGFRCQTCGYKFHQHCSSKVPTACVDITKLPKPVSSYQDYAMYPDHSPGIIHEPYTPQPSSPRTQPPGAASFSFPSEGQPLQRHRSTSTPNVHIDSTTGPVDNSIIEEALRSATISPKDGTPKTAATIGSKSPPAKSPVEAPRDRRTSSSDDKKKVKQLGYRDSSYYWEVNSSEVVILKRIGTGSFGTVYRGKWHGDVAVKILKVTSPTAEQIQAFKNEMQVLRKTRHVNILLFMGFMTKPNFAIITQWCEGSSLYRHLHVIETRFDVFQLIDIARQTAQGMDYLHAKNIIHRDLKSNNIFLHEGLTVKIGDFGLATVKTRWSGSQQVEQPSGSILWMAPEVIRMQENSPYSFQSDVYAYGVVLYELMAGLLPYANINNRDQIIFMVGRGYLTPDLSKVSNNCPKAMKRLLANCLKFKREERPLFPQILSSIELLQRALPKIERSASEPSLHRAVNSEDLNPFLINTLRLVPQ from the exons ATGAAGCGATCTCATACACCCCCGGGGAACATCGTCAATGGTGCCCTGCGCTCTCTGTCACAAGAGCTCGGCAAAGGCAGTGCCGTCATGTTGTCCGCAGCAGTCCTGGAGCTGCCCAGTCCTGGGGGACGGGGACTGGTTCACCACGATGGACCTAGAGGATCACAAAGTGAAGCTCCAGCTACGGAGGGCAAATCCGGGGGCACCGTCAAAGTCTATCTGCCCAACCAGCAGAGGACAGTG GTGAACGTCCGGCCTGGAATGACAGTCTACGACTCCCTGGATAAGGCGCTGAAAGTGCGGGGTCTGAACCAGCAGTGCTGTGCGGTGTATCGTCTCCTGCATGG GCGTAAGACCCTCACAGACTGGGAGACAGACATCACGCCGCTGGTGGGGGAGGAGCTGATGGTGGAGGTCCTGGCTGATGTCCCCCTGTCCATGCACAATTTT GTGCGGAAGACCCACTTTAACCTGGCGTTCTGCGACTTCTGCCTCAAGTTCCTGTTTCACGGCTTTCGCTGTCAGACCTGCGGCTATAAGTTTCATCAGCACTGTAGCAGTAAGGTGCCCACAGCCTGCGTGGACATAACCAAGCTGCCCAA ACCAGTAAGCAGTTATCAGGATTATGCAATGTATCCCGATCATTCCCCTGGCATTATCCATGAACCCTACACCCCACAGCCATCCAG CCCCCGGACACAGCCCCCTGGAGCTGCTTCCTTTTCATTCCCCAGTGAGGGGCAACCCCTGCAACGGCATCGCTCCACCTCCACCCCCAACGTTCACATTGACAGCACCACTGGTCCCGTGGATAACAGCATTATTGAG GAGGCATTAAGGAGCGCCACCATCTCTC CCAAGGATGGAACCCCCAAAACAGCTGCCACCATTGGCAGTAAGTCTCCACCAGCAAAGTCACCTGTGGAGGCCCCGAGAGACCGAAGGACCTCATCTTCAGATGATAAGAAGAAAGTG AAACAGCTCGGCTACCGGGACTCCAGCTACTACTGGGAGGTCAACTCCAGCGAGGTGGTGATACTGAAACGTATTGGCACAGGATCCTTTGGCACGGTGTACAGAGGCAAGTGGCATGGTGATGTGGCCGTCAAGATCCTCAAAGTGACCAGTCCCACTGCAGAGCAAATCCAGGCCTTCAAGAATGAGATGCAGGTTCTCAG GAAAACCCGTCACGTCAACATCCTGCTCTTCATGGGCTTCATGACCAAACCCAACTTTGCAATAATAACACAGTGGTGTGAGGGGAGCAGCCTGTACCGCCATCTGCACGTCATCGAGACACGGTTTGACGTTTTCCAGCTGATTGACATCGCACGGCAGACGGCACAGGGGATGGA CTACCTCCATGCTAAGAATATCATACATCGTGATCTGAAATCCAACA ACATCTTCCTTCACGAGGGGCTCACCGTGAAGATCGGTGACTTTGGGCTGGCCACGGTGAAGACGAGGTGGAGCGGATCGCAGCAGGTGGAGCAGCCTAGTGGATCCATCCTATGGATG gccccagaggtgatAAGAATGCAGGAGAATAGTCCATACAGCTTCCAGTCCGACGTCTACGCCTATGGGGTGGTGCTGTACGAGCTGATGGCCGGGTTATTACCATATGCAAATATCAACAACAGGGACCAG ATTATATTCATGGTCGGCCGCGGATACCTCACACCTGACCTCAGCAAAGTCTCCAACAACTGCCCCAAAGCCATGAAAAGACTTCTAGCAAATTGCCTGAAATTCAAGAGGGAGGAGAGGCCGCTGTTCCCACAg ATTCTCTCTTCTATTGAGCTGCTGCAGCGGGCTCTCCCAAAAATAGAGCGCAGTGCGTCAGAGCCTTCTCTTCACCGAGCGGTGAACTCTGAGGACCTCAACCCCTTCCTTATTAACACCCTGCGCCTCGTGCCTCAGTGA
- the ARAF gene encoding serine/threonine-protein kinase A-Raf isoform X1 → MKRSHTPPGNIVNGALRSLSQELGKGSAVMLSAAVLELPSPGGRGLVHHDGPRGSQSEAPATEGKSGGTVKVYLPNQQRTVVNVRPGMTVYDSLDKALKVRGLNQQCCAVYRLLHGRKTLTDWETDITPLVGEELMVEVLADVPLSMHNFVRKTHFNLAFCDFCLKFLFHGFRCQTCGYKFHQHCSSKVPTACVDITKLPKPVSSYQDYAMYPDHSPGIIHEPYTPQPSSSPRTQPPGAASFSFPSEGQPLQRHRSTSTPNVHIDSTTGPVDNSIIEEALRSATISPKDGTPKTAATIGSKSPPAKSPVEAPRDRRTSSSDDKKKVKQLGYRDSSYYWEVNSSEVVILKRIGTGSFGTVYRGKWHGDVAVKILKVTSPTAEQIQAFKNEMQVLRKTRHVNILLFMGFMTKPNFAIITQWCEGSSLYRHLHVIETRFDVFQLIDIARQTAQGMDYLHAKNIIHRDLKSNNIFLHEGLTVKIGDFGLATVKTRWSGSQQVEQPSGSILWMAPEVIRMQENSPYSFQSDVYAYGVVLYELMAGLLPYANINNRDQIIFMVGRGYLTPDLSKVSNNCPKAMKRLLANCLKFKREERPLFPQILSSIELLQRALPKIERSASEPSLHRAVNSEDLNPFLINTLRLVPQ, encoded by the exons ATGAAGCGATCTCATACACCCCCGGGGAACATCGTCAATGGTGCCCTGCGCTCTCTGTCACAAGAGCTCGGCAAAGGCAGTGCCGTCATGTTGTCCGCAGCAGTCCTGGAGCTGCCCAGTCCTGGGGGACGGGGACTGGTTCACCACGATGGACCTAGAGGATCACAAAGTGAAGCTCCAGCTACGGAGGGCAAATCCGGGGGCACCGTCAAAGTCTATCTGCCCAACCAGCAGAGGACAGTG GTGAACGTCCGGCCTGGAATGACAGTCTACGACTCCCTGGATAAGGCGCTGAAAGTGCGGGGTCTGAACCAGCAGTGCTGTGCGGTGTATCGTCTCCTGCATGG GCGTAAGACCCTCACAGACTGGGAGACAGACATCACGCCGCTGGTGGGGGAGGAGCTGATGGTGGAGGTCCTGGCTGATGTCCCCCTGTCCATGCACAATTTT GTGCGGAAGACCCACTTTAACCTGGCGTTCTGCGACTTCTGCCTCAAGTTCCTGTTTCACGGCTTTCGCTGTCAGACCTGCGGCTATAAGTTTCATCAGCACTGTAGCAGTAAGGTGCCCACAGCCTGCGTGGACATAACCAAGCTGCCCAA ACCAGTAAGCAGTTATCAGGATTATGCAATGTATCCCGATCATTCCCCTGGCATTATCCATGAACCCTACACCCCACAGCCATCCAG CAGCCCCCGGACACAGCCCCCTGGAGCTGCTTCCTTTTCATTCCCCAGTGAGGGGCAACCCCTGCAACGGCATCGCTCCACCTCCACCCCCAACGTTCACATTGACAGCACCACTGGTCCCGTGGATAACAGCATTATTGAG GAGGCATTAAGGAGCGCCACCATCTCTC CCAAGGATGGAACCCCCAAAACAGCTGCCACCATTGGCAGTAAGTCTCCACCAGCAAAGTCACCTGTGGAGGCCCCGAGAGACCGAAGGACCTCATCTTCAGATGATAAGAAGAAAGTG AAACAGCTCGGCTACCGGGACTCCAGCTACTACTGGGAGGTCAACTCCAGCGAGGTGGTGATACTGAAACGTATTGGCACAGGATCCTTTGGCACGGTGTACAGAGGCAAGTGGCATGGTGATGTGGCCGTCAAGATCCTCAAAGTGACCAGTCCCACTGCAGAGCAAATCCAGGCCTTCAAGAATGAGATGCAGGTTCTCAG GAAAACCCGTCACGTCAACATCCTGCTCTTCATGGGCTTCATGACCAAACCCAACTTTGCAATAATAACACAGTGGTGTGAGGGGAGCAGCCTGTACCGCCATCTGCACGTCATCGAGACACGGTTTGACGTTTTCCAGCTGATTGACATCGCACGGCAGACGGCACAGGGGATGGA CTACCTCCATGCTAAGAATATCATACATCGTGATCTGAAATCCAACA ACATCTTCCTTCACGAGGGGCTCACCGTGAAGATCGGTGACTTTGGGCTGGCCACGGTGAAGACGAGGTGGAGCGGATCGCAGCAGGTGGAGCAGCCTAGTGGATCCATCCTATGGATG gccccagaggtgatAAGAATGCAGGAGAATAGTCCATACAGCTTCCAGTCCGACGTCTACGCCTATGGGGTGGTGCTGTACGAGCTGATGGCCGGGTTATTACCATATGCAAATATCAACAACAGGGACCAG ATTATATTCATGGTCGGCCGCGGATACCTCACACCTGACCTCAGCAAAGTCTCCAACAACTGCCCCAAAGCCATGAAAAGACTTCTAGCAAATTGCCTGAAATTCAAGAGGGAGGAGAGGCCGCTGTTCCCACAg ATTCTCTCTTCTATTGAGCTGCTGCAGCGGGCTCTCCCAAAAATAGAGCGCAGTGCGTCAGAGCCTTCTCTTCACCGAGCGGTGAACTCTGAGGACCTCAACCCCTTCCTTATTAACACCCTGCGCCTCGTGCCTCAGTGA